The segment TGTCAAACTCCTTACGCTGCCGCTCTTCATTCTGACGCTCGGCCTGATCACCCTCGTGGTCAACGCCCTGATGCTGCTCCTGACCTCCTGGCTGGCGGAGCAGTTCAACCTCAGCTTCCACGTGGAAGGCTTCTGGACCGCCGTCCTGGGCGGTCTGATCATCTCCGTCGTCTCGTGGGCGCTGAACGTCGTGCTCCCCGACGGCGACTGAGTGCCGCCCATGACCTACCGCATCTGTTTCGTCTGCACCGGCAACACCTGCCGCTCGCCGATGGCCGAGCACGTCTTCCGCAGACATGTGGAGGAGGCCGGCCTCGGCGAGCTCGTGGTGGTCGAGAGCGCCGGCACCGGAGTCTGGCGCGAGGGCGAGGCCGCCAACCCGCGCACCGTCTCCGTACTCGAGGAGCACGGCTACACCTCGGCGCACACCGCCCGTCAGTTCCGGGCCTCCTGGTTCCCGGCCATCGACCTGGTGATCGCGCTGGACGAAGGGCACCTGCGGGAGCTCCACCGGCTCGCCCGCACGCCCGAGGAGGCGGCGCGGACACGACTGCTGCGCTCCTACGACCCGGCCGCCGGGAACGCGCTCGACGTCCCCGACCCGTACTCCGGGGGCCGTGCCGACTACGAGGAGTGCCTTGAGATGGTGGAGGCCGCGAGCGGAGCCCTGCTCGCGGCCGTACGCCTGGAACTGGAGGACCGGACACTGTGACGGACATGGAGATCGGCGACGGAACGCGCGCGGTACGAGCCGGGCTGCCCGAGCCCGTGAAGTACGAGCCGACCCTGCCGGGGCCGGTTTTCGCCGCGCACTTCCATCTGCCGGGCGAGCCGACGGGCGGGTACGCGTACGGCCGCGACGAGAACCCGACCTGGACCCATCTGGAGCGGGCGATCGGCGAGCTGGAAGCGCCGGGGGAGCAGGGCGTCGAGACGCTGGTGTTCGCCTCGGGCATGGCCGCGATCTCCGCCGTCCTCTTCTCCCAGCTGAAGGCGGGCGACGCGGTGGTGGTGCCCACCGACGGCTACCAGGCCCTGCCGTTGCTGCACGAGCAGCTGAGGGCGTACGGCATCGAGGTCCGCACCGCGCCCACCGGCGGCGACGGCCAGCTCGCCGTCCTCGAAGGGGCCCGGCTGCTGTGGATCGAGACCCCGTCCAACCCCGGGCTCGACGTCTGCGACATCCGGCGTCTGGTGCACGAGGCGCATGCCGTGGGGGCGCTCGTGGCCGTCGACAACACCCTCGCCACCCCGCTCGGCCAGCGGCCGCTCGAACTGGGCGCCGACTTCTCCGTCGCCAGCGACACCAAGGGCATGACCGGACACGGCGACATCCTGCTCGGCCATGTCAGCTGCCGCGATCCCGAGCGGGCGGCGGAAGTACGGCGCTGGCGCAAGGTCGTCGGCGCCATCCCCGGCCCCATGGAGGCCTGGCTCGCCCACCGTTCGCTCGCCACGCTCCAGCTGCGGATCGACCGCCAGTGCTCCACCGCGCTCGCACTCGCGCAGACGCTCGCCGGGCGCGCCGACGTGACCGGGCTGCGCTACCCGGGGCTGCCCGACGATCCCTCGCACACGGTGGCCGCCCGGCAGATGCGGCGCTTCGGGCCCGTGATCTCCTTCGAGCTGGCGGACCGGAAGCGGGCCGAGCGGTTCCTCGACGAGCTGCGGCTCGTGGACGACGCCACCAGCTTCGGCGGCGTGCGCTCCACGGCGGAGCGGCGCGGGCGCTGGGGCGGGGACGCGGTCGCGGAGGGCTTCATCCGGTTCTCGGTCGGCGCCGAGGATCCGGAGGACCTGATCGCCGATGTGCTGCGAGCCCTCGACGAGGCCGGGGCGTAAGCGCGTCCGGGACGCGGCCGGCGTCGGTCCCGGGAATCGGCCTCACGGCGGCCGTCGGTCCCGGGACATGGGCCTCACGGTCCCGGGCGCACGACCTTCACGGTCCCGGGCGCACGGAACGAGGCGCTCCGAGCCTCCCCCCTCGTGGCTCGGAACGCCTCGGTTCCACGCGCGGAGACCGCCTGAACAAGGCTAGTTGACTGTGCGTCAGTGTCCAATCACGGTAGCGACAGAGACCTATCGACTTATTTATAGTTGGACGGTCCTGAGGCGCCGTCAGCCGACCGCCTGAGTCGAACGGCCGCACGGCCGGGAGGGGGCGGACATGGATCTGGCTCTGCTGCGCACGTTCGTCACGGTGCACCGGGCCGGCTCCTTCACCCGCGCCGCCGCGCTCCTCGGGCTCTCCCAGCCGGCCGTCACCAGCCAGATCCGGACGCTCGAACGACAGCTCGGACGTCCCCTCTTCCTCAGACAGGCCCGCGGGGTCACACCGACGACCATCGGCGACGAACTCGCGCACCGCGCCGCTCCCCATCTGGACGCCCTCGTGGAGATCGCCGAGACCGGCCTCGACGAGGAGAGCGGCGTCCGTACCCTCCATGTCGCCGGGCCCCCGGAGTTCACCGCGCTCCGCGTCCTGCCCGCCCTCACCCCGCTGGTCGGCCAGGGGCTCGCCGTACGGGCGTCGTTCCTCGGCAACACCGAGGAGATCCTCGACGGGCTCGCCGCGGGCCACCACGATCTGGCCGTCGCCA is part of the Streptomyces sp. NBC_00250 genome and harbors:
- a CDS encoding low molecular weight protein-tyrosine-phosphatase, producing the protein MTYRICFVCTGNTCRSPMAEHVFRRHVEEAGLGELVVVESAGTGVWREGEAANPRTVSVLEEHGYTSAHTARQFRASWFPAIDLVIALDEGHLRELHRLARTPEEAARTRLLRSYDPAAGNALDVPDPYSGGRADYEECLEMVEAASGALLAAVRLELEDRTL
- a CDS encoding cystathionine gamma-lyase; its protein translation is MEIGDGTRAVRAGLPEPVKYEPTLPGPVFAAHFHLPGEPTGGYAYGRDENPTWTHLERAIGELEAPGEQGVETLVFASGMAAISAVLFSQLKAGDAVVVPTDGYQALPLLHEQLRAYGIEVRTAPTGGDGQLAVLEGARLLWIETPSNPGLDVCDIRRLVHEAHAVGALVAVDNTLATPLGQRPLELGADFSVASDTKGMTGHGDILLGHVSCRDPERAAEVRRWRKVVGAIPGPMEAWLAHRSLATLQLRIDRQCSTALALAQTLAGRADVTGLRYPGLPDDPSHTVAARQMRRFGPVISFELADRKRAERFLDELRLVDDATSFGGVRSTAERRGRWGGDAVAEGFIRFSVGAEDPEDLIADVLRALDEAGA
- a CDS encoding phage holin family protein translates to MMNFVVKTLANAGALGVAIWLLQDITLTGESTGKKALTLILVALVFGLVNFLVKPIVKLLTLPLFILTLGLITLVVNALMLLLTSWLAEQFNLSFHVEGFWTAVLGGLIISVVSWALNVVLPDGD